In Glandiceps talaboti chromosome 14, keGlaTala1.1, whole genome shotgun sequence, a single genomic region encodes these proteins:
- the LOC144445172 gene encoding 3-oxo-5-alpha-steroid 4-dehydrogenase 1-like — MAVFQPIPWIFDVDDVHFWIHYGFVILGFLLAVISTIVQFSKPAPYGRHQDTSPGWGPLINQRLGHIVSDLISGVILFLLVYFLYGSEAARFGYANQTFLWLWQAHYIHRGLIHPLVMKYSRTEVSLGITLGGLFPNLIFSFICSDWIGSAVYDSNYYYDPRFLLGVIFFVVGFCINKWSDWKLRSLRSSSDTQQYHIPYGGLFELISCPNYFGEMLEWIGWALGTWSLAGCVWLLFGCSTFIPRARHHHIWYQQQFPEYPSSRKILIPFLY, encoded by the exons ATGGCAGTGTTTCAG CCAATTCCCTGGATATTTGATGTAGACGATGTTCATTTCTGGATTCACTATGGTTTTGTGATACTAGGATTTCTATTAGCCGTCATATCTACCATTGTACAGTTTAGTAAACCAGCTCCGTATGGCCGACACCAAGACACGTCACCAGGATGGGGTCCATTGATAAATCAAAGACTAGGACACATTGTATCTGATCTCATATCTGGAGTTATTCTATTTCTTCTt GTATACTTTCTATATGGAAGTGAAGCAGCAAGATTTGGATATGCAAATCAGACGTTTCTATGGTTATGGCAAGCCCATTATATTCATAGAGGTTTGATACATCCACTTGTCATGAAGTACAGTAGAACAGAAGTCTCACTGGG GATTACTTTAGGTGGTCTGTTTCCAAATCTAATTTTCAGTTTCATCTGTTCAGATTGGATTGGTTCAGCAGTGTATGACTCCAattattacta tgATCCAAGATTCTTACTTGGCGTCATATTTTTTGTGGTTGGGTTCTGTATCAATAAATGGTCAGATTGGAAACTAAGAAGTTTGAGAAGTTCATCAg ATACTCAACAATACCACATTCCATATGGGGGTTTGTTTGAACTCATATCTTGTCCAAACTATTTTGGTGAAATGTTAGAATGGATCGGATGGGCTCTAGGAACATGGTCATTAGCTGGCTGTGTGTGGTTGTTATTTGGTTGCTCCACATTCATCCCAAGAGCTAGGCATCACCATATATG GTATCAACAACAGTTTCCGGAATATCCAAGTAGCAGGAAAATATTAATTCCGTTTCTTTACTGA
- the LOC144445923 gene encoding squalene monooxygenase-like: MFIKDDPQSLAIVVIFCSIGLLLYVVFGNPKQKKQKHRRHHQHTRDTVNDEEPEVLVIGSGVLGSAMAATLGKDGRRVTVIERDLSQPDRIVGELLQPGGFKALNALGLGDCVADIDAHVTHGYIVHDRCTDSHVKLEYPHNDDGSIQTGRAFHHGRFIMQLRKAAQAHKSVTYIEGTVSKILEEDGRVIGAKYKDKETDEVKEIYAALTIVADGCFSRFRKDLVKSSVKTTSHFVGTIMNDCPQFVPHHAEVVLADPSPILFYQIESHETRVLVDIRGTMPNDVKDYMLTHLQPQLPEHLQEPFKDGIINNRIRSMPNSFLPPAPIEKPGVLLLGDALNMRHPLTGGGMSVALNDVLMWSKLLKDIPDLNDLDAVSDALGKFHWKRKNNHSFVVNVLAQALYELFAAKDDDLKQLRKACFQYFRLGGMAVSGPVGLLSILTPKPEILIGHFFAVAMYAIYFAFKGEPWYSKPMALYRSLQIFIKACSVLFPLIWSEFYSVIKYKSA; this comes from the exons ATGTTTATCAAAGACGACCCACAGTCTCTTGCAATAGTCGTCATTTTTTGCTCCATCGGTTTGTTACTTTACGTAGTTTTTGGGAATCCAAAGCAGAAGAAACAG AAACATAGAAGACATCACCAACATACCAGAGACACAGTAAATGATGAAGAACCAGAAGTACTTGTCATTGGATCTGGTGTTCTAGGTTCAGCTATGGCAGCTACTCTAGGCAAGGATGGACGACGAGTCACGGTTATTGAGAGAGATCTGAGTCAACCAGATAGAATTGTTGGTGAATTATTACAACCAGGTGGTTTTAAAGCTTTGAATGCGCTAGGTTTAGGAG ATTGTGTTGCTGACATAGATGCCCATGTAACCCATGGTTACATAGTACACGACAGATGTACTGATAGTCATGTCAAATTAGAATACCCACATAATGATGATGGCTCCATACAGACAGGTAGAGCTTTCCATCATGGTAGATTTATTATGCAGTTAAGGAAAGCAGCTCAGGCACATAAAAG tGTGACATATATTGAAGGTACCGTCAGTAAAATCTTAGAGGAAGATGGTAGAGTGATTGGTGCCAAGTACAAAGATAAAGAAACTGATGAAGTAAAG GAAATCTATGCTGCCTTGACAATAGTAGCTGATGGCTGCTTCTCAAGATTTCGTAAAGACTTGGTTAAATCATCCGTGAAGACTACGTCACACTTTGTGGGAACCATTATGAATGACTGTCCACAGTTTGTACCTCATCATGCTGAGGTTGTACTAGCAGATCCATCAcctattctattctatcagATTGAATCACATGAAACCAGGGTACTGGTTGACATCAGGGGTACTATGCCTAATGATGTCAAAGATTATATGTTAACACACCTACAGCCACAATTACCAG AACATTTACAAGAGCCGTTTAAAGACGGCATTATCAATAATCGTATTCGTAGTATGCCCAACAGTTTTCTGCCTCCAGCACCAATAGAGAAACCAggagtcttgttgctaggagaCGCTTTGAATATGCGTCATCCTCTGACAGGAGGAGGGATGTCAGTAGCCTTGAATGATGTACTGATGTGGAGTAAACTTCTTAAAGACATTCCAGATTTAA aTGACTTAGATGCCGTGTCAGATGCATTAGGAAAGTTTCATTGGAAGAGGAAGAACAATCACAGTTTTGTAGTCAATGTCTTAGCGCAGGCTTTATATGAACTATTTGCTGCTAAAGATG ATGACTTAAAGCAGCTAAGGAAAGcctgttttcagtattttaGACTAGGTGGTATGGCGGTATCAGGACCAGTTGGTTTACTATCCAT TCTGACCCCGAAACCAGAGATTCTGATTGGTCATTTCTTTGCCGTGGCGATGTATGCTATCTACTTTGCATTTAAAGGCGAACCATGGTACAGCAAACCAATGGCATTGTACAGATCATTGCAAATATTCATCAAAGCGTGCAGTGTACTATTTCCATTGATTTGGTCTGAATTCTACTCTGTCATCAAGTACAAGAGTGCTTGA